Proteins from one Leptonema illini DSM 21528 genomic window:
- a CDS encoding AAA family ATPase — translation MRLLDSPRGEQKELGMSDSVDFIELEGLRLPVFQGDPGWIPQTDIVLTPATRANLRKILPPLLRGHNLLLVGDAGVGKNALIYYINALRKHPTIRYSFNEDTLPEDLVGSYRIQPGGFVWSDGALSAALRQGATFVADEMNLASPEVLKRFQSVFTERRLQILEGDGSVIEPHRGFSFVATQNPSEGFEGRKPLPREIQKYFTTVYLDPYPDEELVSILAGLYNAIPEDVLRTIVRICRSVEELVVRKKVGTRDLERFHFNLRNLKRLAARLEGQPEHLMLELNDIFIRPFRTEEDRALLRETIEDVLKEDGFGSYISKAKRRIEIHVDIEGGRIDIGRARLPLLGSDRQERVERALGNFALVPARLDVAEAVARSLQFKENVLLESDADVEPDAYARFFADLAGLPVHAISLSRGMHTSDVLGGLKPAGKDQVEWVDGPLTDGLRSGGVLLIQGLEAAGPELVEKMNMLMDDARAMSLPAESGESEPLKLKDGAHVFGVKYFRLQKTTPTVSRAFRNRFSAFVVPPVVDAESLRGIIEHALSLEEGEGSSLTTLILQYHVFARTKAEKREIGATRMQPYRYGLTNLLRFVDLVGWAAAEPENLTAEKLREAISEGASIAYINEIGDPPERQMMLQALEKMLDGTDLNTLLREFESVSKKKSLNLKPPVKGKVNWNQEEHWRDATTGKASWNREPQKLKKGINLNTPETGGSTKEGEDAWYGADTKGNKGVGEPGQGGGAWGYRTEELYKEFLKKRRPLWSYNLGVSLEEFIEIFAPELERVSLDLEHLLDPDVQIRRRHRAEGSRVDARKYLSYLSGKGDDRIFDKTTIRIDEDRLRGVEVLFALNKGRRIFNFEYSVAVLVAIMSAAEILDTHRIAFGAIGYSDLTNQKIDIDLQWHKLIDDIWGPDRQSELFHGLAADWHGDTVSEFQILDELSTMFSADAKTRILVMSSDFRGARARVTVEKDLSSRDTRELKEQIDRLESRGIIMLGVGLGPRNLSQALFRHHLSITDVNYTSLPSMLAQEISSLIHRYHEI, via the coding sequence ATGAGATTGCTGGATTCGCCTCGCGGCGAGCAGAAGGAGCTTGGAATGAGTGATTCCGTAGATTTTATCGAGCTGGAAGGCCTTCGCCTGCCTGTATTTCAGGGTGATCCGGGATGGATTCCTCAGACCGACATCGTTCTGACGCCGGCCACGCGTGCCAACCTGCGCAAGATCCTGCCGCCGCTTCTGCGAGGCCATAACCTGCTGCTTGTGGGCGACGCAGGCGTCGGTAAAAACGCTCTTATCTATTATATCAACGCCTTGCGCAAGCATCCGACGATTCGCTACAGCTTTAACGAAGATACGCTTCCCGAAGACCTGGTCGGTTCCTACCGTATTCAGCCCGGCGGTTTTGTCTGGTCGGATGGCGCCCTGTCAGCTGCCCTGCGTCAGGGAGCTACCTTTGTGGCCGATGAGATGAACCTCGCCTCGCCTGAAGTCCTCAAGCGCTTTCAGTCGGTGTTCACAGAGCGTCGTTTGCAGATCCTCGAAGGCGATGGCTCCGTCATCGAGCCGCACCGGGGATTCTCGTTTGTGGCGACGCAGAACCCGTCCGAGGGTTTTGAGGGACGAAAGCCGCTTCCGCGTGAGATTCAGAAGTATTTCACAACCGTCTACCTTGATCCGTATCCCGACGAAGAGCTCGTCTCTATCCTCGCCGGATTGTATAACGCCATCCCCGAAGATGTGCTGCGAACGATTGTGCGCATCTGTCGCTCCGTTGAAGAGCTTGTCGTGCGTAAGAAGGTGGGCACGCGCGACCTCGAGCGTTTTCATTTTAATCTGCGCAATCTGAAACGCCTGGCCGCCCGACTCGAAGGACAGCCCGAGCATCTGATGCTTGAACTGAACGATATCTTTATCAGGCCGTTTCGCACCGAAGAGGATCGTGCGCTTCTTCGTGAAACGATCGAAGACGTTCTGAAAGAAGACGGATTCGGTTCTTACATCTCGAAGGCAAAACGCAGGATCGAGATCCACGTCGATATCGAAGGCGGACGTATCGACATCGGGCGAGCGCGTCTGCCGCTTCTCGGATCGGATCGTCAGGAGCGCGTGGAGCGAGCGTTGGGTAATTTCGCCCTTGTGCCGGCCCGCCTTGATGTGGCCGAGGCAGTAGCCCGTTCGTTACAGTTTAAAGAGAACGTGCTGCTTGAATCCGACGCCGACGTAGAGCCCGACGCCTACGCCCGTTTCTTCGCCGACCTCGCCGGTCTGCCCGTGCACGCCATCTCGCTTTCGCGCGGCATGCACACCTCTGACGTTCTCGGCGGTCTCAAGCCGGCCGGCAAAGATCAGGTCGAATGGGTGGACGGACCGTTAACCGACGGCCTGCGCAGCGGCGGAGTGCTCCTGATCCAGGGCCTTGAGGCCGCCGGTCCGGAGCTTGTCGAGAAGATGAACATGCTCATGGACGATGCGCGTGCGATGTCGCTTCCGGCAGAAAGCGGAGAATCGGAACCTTTAAAGCTGAAAGACGGCGCCCATGTGTTCGGCGTGAAATACTTTCGTTTACAGAAGACGACGCCGACCGTTTCGCGGGCCTTTCGAAATCGCTTCTCGGCCTTTGTCGTTCCGCCCGTCGTCGACGCAGAAAGCCTGCGCGGCATCATCGAACATGCACTGTCGCTTGAAGAAGGCGAGGGATCTTCTCTTACGACGCTCATTCTACAGTATCATGTCTTTGCACGCACGAAGGCCGAGAAACGTGAGATCGGCGCGACGCGCATGCAGCCGTATCGCTACGGCCTGACAAACCTTCTGCGTTTCGTCGACCTTGTCGGATGGGCCGCCGCCGAACCCGAGAACCTCACCGCCGAGAAGCTGCGAGAGGCGATCAGCGAAGGGGCGTCGATCGCCTACATCAATGAGATCGGCGATCCGCCGGAGCGGCAGATGATGCTTCAGGCTCTTGAGAAGATGCTTGACGGTACCGATCTGAACACCCTGCTTCGGGAGTTTGAATCGGTATCGAAAAAAAAAAGCCTCAACCTGAAGCCGCCCGTTAAAGGGAAGGTGAACTGGAATCAGGAGGAACACTGGCGTGATGCGACGACCGGCAAGGCCTCCTGGAACAGAGAACCGCAGAAGCTGAAAAAAGGCATCAACCTCAACACTCCCGAAACGGGCGGCTCGACGAAAGAGGGCGAAGATGCCTGGTATGGTGCCGACACTAAGGGCAATAAAGGCGTAGGCGAACCGGGTCAGGGCGGCGGCGCATGGGGCTACCGTACCGAAGAGCTTTACAAAGAGTTCCTGAAAAAGCGCCGTCCGCTGTGGAGCTACAATCTCGGCGTTTCGCTTGAAGAGTTCATCGAGATCTTCGCTCCTGAACTCGAGCGCGTCAGCCTTGATCTCGAACATCTTCTCGATCCGGACGTGCAGATCCGTCGACGTCATCGAGCCGAAGGCTCCCGCGTAGATGCGCGCAAGTATCTGTCGTATCTATCGGGCAAAGGCGATGATCGCATCTTTGATAAAACGACGATTCGCATAGACGAGGATCGCCTGCGCGGAGTGGAGGTGCTGTTCGCCCTGAATAAAGGCCGCCGCATCTTTAACTTTGAATACTCCGTCGCCGTGCTTGTCGCCATCATGAGCGCGGCCGAAATCCTCGACACACATCGCATCGCCTTCGGCGCGATCGGCTACTCCGATCTGACCAATCAGAAGATCGACATCGATCTGCAATGGCATAAGCTGATCGACGACATCTGGGGCCCCGATCGCCAGAGCGAGCTTTTTCATGGGTTAGCCGCCGACTGGCACGGCGATACGGTGTCGGAGTTCCAGATCCTCGACGAGCTGTCGACGATGTTCTCGGCCGACGCAAAGACGCGCATTCTCGTGATGAGCTCGGATTTCAGAGGGGCGAGGGCCCGCGTCACCGTCGAGAAGGATCTTTCGTCGCGCGATACGCGTGAGCTGAAAGAGCAGATCGATAGACTCGAATCTCGGGGCATTATTATGCTTGGAGTGGGCCTTGGTCCGCGCAACCTCTCGCAGGCGCTGTTCCGTCATCATCTGTCGATCACCGATGTGAACTACACGTCGCTTCCATCGATGCTTGCTCAGGAGATCTCTTCATTGATACATCGATATCATGAGATCTGA
- a CDS encoding SDR family NAD(P)-dependent oxidoreductase → MTLYTLITGASSGIGLELAKIFAENGHPLILTARSTDRLEAIAKELRSRFDIEIHVIPADLSQPQAPKKLYDTIKRKKLAVENLVNNAGIATHGPFIDTPWEQERGMLQLNIVSLIELTHLFLPQMKERRSGSILNVASTAGFQPGPYMTNYYASKSHVLFFSEGLAVELKPHRISVTVLCPGPTETPFFDAAGMRDTQLVNSPLVMSAEKVARIGYDAWLRKKLIVIPGFVNWFMATTVGLMPRFAVRALVGYLNR, encoded by the coding sequence ATGACTCTTTATACTCTGATCACCGGAGCCTCAAGCGGCATCGGGCTTGAGCTGGCAAAAATCTTTGCCGAAAACGGACATCCTCTGATCCTCACCGCACGCAGCACTGACCGTCTGGAGGCGATAGCGAAAGAGCTGCGCAGCCGGTTTGATATCGAGATCCATGTGATCCCCGCCGATCTGAGCCAGCCGCAGGCACCGAAGAAGCTCTATGATACGATTAAGAGGAAGAAGCTGGCCGTCGAAAACCTTGTGAATAACGCAGGCATTGCCACGCACGGGCCTTTTATCGATACTCCCTGGGAGCAGGAACGGGGCATGCTTCAGCTGAATATCGTCAGCCTGATCGAACTGACGCATCTCTTCCTACCGCAGATGAAAGAGCGTCGTAGCGGGTCGATCCTGAACGTCGCCTCGACGGCGGGCTTTCAGCCGGGGCCGTATATGACGAACTATTACGCCTCAAAATCGCATGTGCTTTTCTTTTCAGAGGGCCTTGCCGTTGAACTCAAGCCCCATCGCATCAGTGTGACGGTGCTCTGCCCCGGACCGACTGAAACGCCTTTCTTCGATGCTGCCGGCATGCGCGATACGCAGCTTGTGAACAGTCCGCTTGTGATGTCGGCCGAAAAGGTGGCACGGATCGGCTATGACGCCTGGCTGCGCAAGAAGCTGATCGTCATTCCGGGCTTTGTGAACTGGTTCATGGCGACTACGGTCGGACTCATGCCCCGTTTCGCCGTGCGCGCCCTTGTTGGATACCTGAATCGATAG
- the rpmF gene encoding 50S ribosomal protein L32: MALPKRKISKQKTRSRRAHHALGKPNLVACKNCGSFIKPHRVCPTCGFYKDRVHHVFSKTVERG, encoded by the coding sequence ATGGCACTGCCCAAACGTAAAATATCGAAACAGAAAACCCGTTCGCGTAGAGCGCATCATGCTCTGGGCAAGCCGAATCTGGTCGCCTGCAAAAACTGCGGTTCTTTCATTAAACCGCATCGCGTATGTCCGACCTGTGGCTTCTACAAAGACCGTGTGCATCACGTCTTCAGCAAGACCGTAGAACGCGGCTGA
- the ltrA gene encoding group II intron reverse transcriptase/maturase — METSSTEEGKGTEAAIPLNQKGLSEKLALLRSKLYHKARNEPRFKFYVLYDRIFRMDVLEAAYSRVKANRGSPGVDGITFKQIENSKGGAKAFLESIQKELKEKTYRPSPVRRKYIAKPDGRRRPLGIPTIKDRVVQMATLLIIEPIYEADFLDCSYGFRPKRSAHTALAEIRSHILSGFQAVYDADLKGYFDSIPHDKLILCVEQRISDRSVLRLIRMWLKTPVVEPPDDKGSPPRIARSKQGTPQGGVISPLLANLFLHYFDKVFHGRNGPAVWANAKLVRYADDFVVLARYQSDRLTDFVEGFIEARMGLKINRDKTKTVNLKEKKASLDFLGFTFRFDRDLKGRNRDYLNVLPSKKAVQRMRDRLKIMTGKKMCYQPIDEMIGGINRTLVGWSNYFRFGYPAASFRKVNSYTVHRLTVHLKRRSQRGFRPPNGVSFYSQISKMGLLYLK, encoded by the coding sequence ATGGAAACATCCTCTACGGAAGAAGGAAAGGGAACTGAGGCAGCGATACCGCTTAACCAGAAGGGACTTTCCGAGAAGCTCGCTCTTTTGAGATCGAAACTCTATCACAAGGCGAGGAACGAACCACGCTTCAAATTTTACGTGCTTTATGATCGTATCTTCAGGATGGACGTTCTGGAGGCGGCGTATTCACGAGTGAAAGCGAATCGCGGTTCTCCCGGCGTTGACGGGATAACCTTCAAACAAATTGAGAACAGCAAAGGAGGTGCGAAAGCATTTCTTGAATCGATACAGAAGGAACTGAAAGAGAAGACGTACAGACCAAGCCCGGTCCGCAGGAAGTATATTGCGAAGCCGGATGGAAGACGCCGTCCTCTTGGCATTCCGACGATTAAAGACCGAGTCGTGCAAATGGCGACTCTCCTGATTATCGAGCCTATCTATGAGGCTGATTTTCTCGACTGTTCCTACGGGTTCAGACCGAAAAGATCTGCACATACAGCGCTCGCAGAAATCAGAAGTCATATTCTGTCGGGTTTTCAGGCTGTATATGATGCTGATCTCAAAGGATACTTCGATTCCATCCCACATGACAAACTGATTCTCTGCGTTGAGCAGAGAATCAGTGACAGGTCGGTCTTGCGACTGATCCGGATGTGGTTGAAGACGCCTGTGGTTGAACCCCCCGACGATAAAGGGAGTCCACCACGCATCGCAAGATCGAAACAGGGAACGCCTCAGGGGGGAGTGATCTCCCCGCTGCTCGCGAACCTGTTTCTACATTACTTCGATAAGGTGTTTCATGGTCGTAACGGACCCGCTGTGTGGGCCAACGCAAAACTTGTTCGTTATGCGGATGACTTTGTCGTGTTGGCCCGGTATCAATCGGATCGCCTCACCGATTTTGTTGAGGGATTCATTGAAGCCCGCATGGGTCTTAAGATCAATCGTGACAAGACGAAGACAGTCAACTTGAAGGAGAAGAAAGCGAGTCTGGATTTTCTCGGGTTTACCTTTCGGTTTGATCGCGATCTCAAGGGCAGAAATCGAGACTATTTGAATGTGTTACCCTCTAAGAAAGCCGTGCAGCGGATGCGGGATAGGCTTAAGATCATGACGGGCAAGAAGATGTGCTATCAACCTATTGATGAGATGATAGGCGGTATCAACAGAACCCTTGTCGGCTGGTCAAATTATTTTCGCTTCGGTTATCCAGCGGCTTCCTTTAGAAAAGTCAACTCCTATACAGTTCATCGCTTAACAGTGCATTTAAAGAGAAGAAGTCAGCGTGGTTTTCGCCCGCCGAATGGTGTGAGCTTCTACTCCCAGATAAGCAAAATGGGACTGCTCTATCTCAAATGA
- the pheS gene encoding phenylalanine--tRNA ligase subunit alpha, with product MSLKQDIELIHSSALQTLETTDLAGLRDLHQEILGKKGRLTETLKSLKDLSVDEKREIGSLANRYREELETRFRERQSELERKAEADRLSTEHFDALRPVARSHGHMHPMSRIQYEVEDLFLQMGFRLMDGPEVETDENNFGNLNFSDDHPARDMQDTFWTEEGFLLRTHTSSVQVRAMQSLKPPFRIVAPGRVYRYEETDASHENTFYQCEGMMVDRNISTAHLIHVMKTFLSAFFEREVTVRLRPGYFPFVEPGFELDIRCLICGGDGCPVCKHSGWVELLPCGLVHPNVLRAGGIDPEEWSGFAFGMGLSRLVMMRHEIEDIRHFLSGNLRFLQQFSG from the coding sequence ATGTCGTTAAAACAGGATATTGAACTCATCCATTCTTCTGCACTGCAGACGCTGGAAACTACCGATCTTGCCGGTCTGCGCGATCTGCATCAGGAGATCCTCGGCAAGAAAGGTCGCCTCACCGAAACCCTGAAATCCCTCAAAGATCTATCGGTCGATGAGAAGCGCGAGATCGGATCGCTGGCCAACCGCTATCGCGAAGAGCTTGAGACGCGCTTTCGGGAACGACAGTCCGAGCTTGAAAGAAAGGCAGAGGCGGATCGTCTTTCCACCGAGCATTTTGATGCGCTTCGTCCCGTCGCTCGCTCGCACGGGCATATGCATCCGATGTCGCGCATCCAGTACGAGGTCGAAGATCTTTTTCTTCAGATGGGATTCCGTCTGATGGATGGCCCCGAGGTCGAAACCGATGAGAATAACTTCGGCAACCTGAACTTCTCGGACGATCATCCCGCCCGCGATATGCAGGATACGTTCTGGACCGAAGAGGGCTTCCTTCTGCGCACGCATACGTCGTCGGTGCAGGTGCGCGCCATGCAGTCGCTCAAGCCGCCGTTTCGCATCGTGGCGCCCGGCCGCGTCTATCGCTATGAAGAGACCGACGCATCGCATGAGAATACGTTCTATCAATGCGAAGGCATGATGGTCGATCGTAACATCTCAACGGCGCATCTCATTCACGTGATGAAGACCTTTCTTTCGGCCTTCTTTGAGCGCGAGGTGACGGTGCGTCTGCGACCGGGCTACTTCCCTTTCGTCGAGCCCGGCTTCGAGCTCGATATTCGCTGCCTGATCTGCGGCGGCGACGGCTGCCCCGTATGCAAGCACTCGGGCTGGGTGGAGCTGCTTCCCTGCGGCCTTGTGCATCCGAACGTGCTTCGTGCCGGCGGTATCGATCCCGAAGAGTGGAGCGGATTCGCCTTCGGTATGGGACTTTCGCGTCTCGTCATGATGCGTCATGAGATCGAAGACATCCGACATTTTCTTTCGGGTAACCTTCGCTTTTTACAGCAGTTCTCAGGGTAA
- the pheT gene encoding phenylalanine--tRNA ligase subunit beta — translation MKLSLSWISDYVDIKGIKIEDLVHRLTMSTCEVEEYFDTLPFFKQLIVAEVRQCEKHPDSDHLSKCVVFDGTEERSVICGATNVRAGIFVAFAPVGAVLPMADGELRIEKRKIRGALSEGMICSAKELKIDSVLGDNGGIIILNELDPAYFGASPAATKAKKVELKAGLPLDEIFPYNDTVIDIDNKSITHRADLWCHFGFAREIAAIFKKKLKHDPVAEALAQAKEIKAVASLPKKNIEIVGDAALTYQGMHCDGVQVTSAPVWMKLRLSAIGQKSINNVVDASNYVMFEIGQPNHCFDAANLKSDTILCSAAKAKTSFVALDEQTYELPAGSIFVYDGKAEAQSAVALAGVIGGQTSSIQPTTQSIFIESATFPRDRIRRALSAGAPRTESARRFEKGQDPVKAPAAIYRIVSLLTATSPDLRCGALTQAWTVDKKPRQNHIPITLEFLHNRLGFALKPEQFADILHRLHFEVKEKGTKFDVIVPSFRSYFDVQIPEDLVEEIGRIYGYDNITPVPAPVAVEQPTPNRRRVFERLLKERMIRQSGYDETMNYSFASSEDNALFGGRGITLRNPVQSDRSEMRRSQLPGLLAQAVINQDRFASVSLFELGRIFIPSGKKGVLPEEPVKLSLVHLEDGADARDTRVTGTERTSDNALAVFLEHRRRMEEVLQSLNIPFSMHLTGDDARTSGASVEPAFYLHPKCQVAFVSGNQTLGSIGLCHPDFSRRAGIKRPICVIGDFDFEALFQLWNTNRTHNTYRPPSVHPASEFDLTLMLAENASTAAPVAVIESLKIPELRSIELLTIYSGDPIPAGSMAVSYRARLQSDAGGISGERQHEILMSAVAALEKAGYPLRK, via the coding sequence ATGAAACTCTCTCTTTCCTGGATTTCGGATTACGTCGACATTAAAGGCATCAAGATCGAAGACCTCGTACACCGGCTGACGATGTCTACGTGCGAGGTCGAAGAATACTTTGACACCCTGCCCTTCTTCAAGCAGCTGATCGTCGCCGAGGTGCGACAGTGCGAGAAACATCCGGATTCCGACCATCTTTCGAAATGCGTCGTCTTCGACGGCACCGAGGAACGGTCGGTCATCTGCGGAGCGACAAACGTGCGAGCCGGCATCTTCGTCGCCTTTGCTCCAGTCGGCGCCGTGCTGCCCATGGCAGACGGCGAGCTGCGCATTGAGAAGCGCAAGATTCGCGGCGCGCTTTCTGAGGGCATGATCTGCTCGGCAAAAGAACTGAAGATCGATTCGGTGCTCGGCGACAACGGCGGCATCATCATACTGAACGAGCTTGATCCGGCGTATTTCGGAGCCTCGCCGGCCGCGACGAAAGCGAAGAAGGTCGAGCTGAAGGCCGGTCTGCCGCTCGACGAAATCTTTCCGTATAACGATACGGTCATCGACATCGACAACAAGTCGATCACGCATCGCGCCGACCTTTGGTGTCATTTCGGATTCGCCCGCGAGATTGCCGCCATCTTCAAGAAGAAACTGAAACACGATCCCGTCGCCGAGGCGCTTGCCCAGGCGAAAGAGATCAAGGCCGTCGCCTCTTTGCCGAAGAAAAACATCGAGATCGTCGGTGATGCGGCGTTAACCTATCAGGGCATGCACTGTGACGGCGTTCAGGTAACGTCGGCGCCGGTATGGATGAAGCTGCGGCTCTCTGCGATCGGCCAGAAGAGCATCAATAACGTCGTCGACGCCTCGAACTATGTCATGTTTGAGATCGGGCAGCCGAATCACTGCTTCGATGCCGCCAATCTGAAAAGCGATACGATTCTCTGCTCGGCGGCAAAGGCAAAGACATCGTTTGTCGCTCTTGACGAGCAGACCTACGAGTTGCCTGCCGGTTCTATTTTCGTTTACGATGGAAAGGCTGAGGCTCAGTCTGCCGTCGCCCTTGCCGGCGTGATCGGCGGACAGACATCGTCCATTCAGCCGACGACGCAGAGCATCTTCATCGAATCGGCGACGTTTCCGCGCGATCGCATCAGACGGGCGCTCTCTGCCGGAGCGCCTCGCACGGAATCGGCCCGTCGATTCGAGAAAGGCCAGGACCCGGTGAAGGCGCCGGCGGCGATCTATCGTATCGTATCGCTGCTGACAGCGACAAGCCCCGATCTGCGTTGCGGAGCGTTAACCCAGGCGTGGACCGTCGACAAGAAGCCCCGTCAGAATCACATTCCGATCACGCTTGAGTTTTTACACAACCGCCTCGGCTTCGCTCTGAAGCCCGAACAGTTCGCCGACATCCTTCACCGACTGCATTTCGAGGTGAAAGAGAAAGGGACGAAGTTCGACGTTATCGTTCCGTCTTTTCGTTCGTATTTCGACGTGCAGATTCCCGAAGACCTTGTTGAAGAGATCGGTCGTATCTATGGCTACGACAATATCACGCCCGTTCCGGCGCCCGTTGCCGTTGAACAACCCACGCCCAATCGTCGCCGTGTTTTCGAGCGCCTGCTGAAAGAGCGCATGATCCGTCAGAGCGGCTACGACGAGACGATGAACTACAGCTTCGCCTCTTCAGAGGATAACGCCCTCTTCGGCGGACGCGGCATCACGCTGCGCAATCCGGTCCAGAGCGATCGCAGCGAGATGCGTCGGTCACAGCTTCCCGGGCTTCTTGCTCAGGCCGTCATCAATCAGGACCGTTTCGCCTCCGTATCGCTCTTTGAGCTGGGTCGCATCTTTATTCCATCGGGAAAAAAAGGCGTGCTTCCCGAAGAGCCCGTGAAGCTTTCGCTTGTGCATCTTGAAGACGGCGCTGACGCTCGCGACACACGCGTTACGGGCACAGAGCGTACATCGGATAACGCCCTCGCCGTCTTTCTGGAACATCGCCGGCGTATGGAAGAGGTGCTGCAATCGTTGAACATTCCCTTCTCGATGCATCTAACGGGGGATGATGCGCGCACATCCGGAGCTTCCGTCGAGCCCGCGTTTTATCTTCATCCGAAATGTCAGGTTGCCTTTGTTTCGGGGAATCAAACGCTGGGCAGCATCGGTCTGTGTCATCCCGACTTCAGTCGTCGGGCCGGCATCAAACGCCCCATCTGCGTGATCGGCGACTTCGACTTCGAAGCCCTCTTTCAACTGTGGAATACGAACCGCACGCATAATACGTATCGGCCGCCTTCCGTGCATCCGGCATCGGAGTTTGATCTTACGCTGATGCTTGCAGAGAACGCGTCCACGGCAGCGCCGGTCGCCGTGATCGAATCGCTGAAGATTCCCGAACTGCGATCGATCGAGCTTCTGACGATCTACTCCGGCGATCCCATTCCCGCCGGAAGCATGGCCGTCAGCTACCGAGCTCGACTGCAATCCGATGCAGGCGGTATCTCGGGCGAACGACAGCATGAGATCCTGATGTCGGCCGTTGCAGCGCTGGAGAAGGCCGGTTATCCGCTAAGGAAATAA